In Capsicum annuum cultivar UCD-10X-F1 chromosome 7, UCD10Xv1.1, whole genome shotgun sequence, one genomic interval encodes:
- the LOC107853745 gene encoding receptor-like serine/threonine-protein kinase ALE2 isoform X4, producing MGGVTLQLLCLLLEVCAFAFSQGSAGFSLSPFASASSAIPPIEEGIPSSVAHGNAFRSNAPAPAFELNGTSPLANVFPPLKSDPVFQPREVLTPSLQPSAPTILPPPSSAPPPITSALPQITSLPAPPPLIMWNGPAPVLPPSAPRRDHRRTEHPVVVPEAPAPVSSPGRRAPEDAPTKAPQLPASTPSCESKPPEGPLSSIALVLNAPAPRGKPQNSPPSLPRNPEISPSIPPVLNAPAPRGKPQISLPTLPRNPNISPSTPPVLNAPAPRGKPQNSLPYLPRNPEIPPSIPPVLNAPAPRGKLQNPLSTHPIIPEVSPSIPSVLNASSPKGKHQNPLPSRPTNPEVSPSIPPVKHDISPVSTPWPSINRKRASAPVVAPPNGITNQHPAKGSSLPPLLAPLTSPESHDSPTISPSPSTSSRPIKKPFVSPKTSPSGSSPRHTNIPHPFQALPPPPPNEDCTALACAEPLTDGPPKAPCVCVLPMRIGLRLSVALYTFFPLVSELAAEISVGVFLDPSQVRIMGANSASQYPEKTIVLIDLVPLGEKIDNTTAFLTSQRFWHKQVVINFSLFGDYDVLYVQYPGLPPSPPSAASDIDAIGSQPYPGDNNGRTIQPLGVDVRGKQHKSGPNRSVIAVIVLSASVAVILCCAIAWVLLFRHSNRGYQSEPTPPTTLPSLAKSSASMIGGRPNSPSLSFSSSFAAYTGSARTFSSNEIERATDSFNEARVLGEGGFGRVYSGVLDDGMKVAVKVLKRDDQQGGREFLAEVEMLSRLHHRNLVKLIGICLEERNRCLLYELIPNGCVESHLHGVDKEISPLDWNARMKIALGAARGLAYLHEDSSPRVIHRDFKSSNILLEHDFTPKVADFGLARAALDEGNRHISTQVMGTFGYVAPEYAMTGHLLVKSDVYSYGVVLLELITGKKPVDMSHPPGQENLVAWARPLLTSDEGLELIVDHTLGLDFPFDDIVKVAAIASMCVQPEVSHRPFMGEVVQALKLVCNRCEQPKDIESRGCSRDDLSIDTEGRISIASRQMLNPIRPQSPVSNSDSELDVERGLSMSDLPSPLARYGKQESGSFRRYSSSGPLRNGKTRRLWQKMRGLSGGSVSEHDVMFGLRPGSR from the exons ATGGGTGGAGTGACGCTGCAACTTCTTTGTTTGTTGCTGGAAGTCTGTGCCTTTGCTTTTTCTCAGGGATCTGCAG GTTTCAGTTTATCCCCCTTTGCATCTGCTTCCTCAGCAATTCCTCCCATCGAAGAGGGAATACCCTCTTCCGTCGCTCATGGGAATGCATTCAGAAGTAATGCACCTGCTCCTGCATTTGAGCTAAATG GCACATCTCCTCTTGCAAATGTCTTTCCACCACTGAAGTCTGACCCAGTCTTTCAACCTAGAGAAGTTCTTACACCATCTCTGCAACCAAGTGCTCCTACAATATTGCCACCACCCAGTTCAGCACCACCTCCAATCACTTCAGCCCTGCCACAAATCACTTCTCTACCAGCTCCTCCTCCTCTAATCATGTGGAATGGCCCCGCTCCAGTTCTGCCTCCAAGTGCTCCTAGGAGAGACCATCGACGTACTGAACATCCTGTTGTTGTGCCAGAAGCTCCAG CACCAGTCTCGTCACCTGGAAGGAGAGCTCCCGAAGATGCACCAACTAAAGCTCCACAGCTACCTGCATCTACGCCATCCTGTGAGAGCAAGCCACCCGAGGGTCCTCTCTCCTCAATTGCCCTGG TCCTGAATGCGCCTGCTCCAAGGGGGAAGCCGCAAAATTCACCGCCCAGCCTACCAAGAAATCCAGAAATTTCACCATCAATTCCGCCAG TCCTGAATGCACCTGCTCCAAGGGGAAAGCCACAAATTTCACTACCTACCctcccaagaaatccaaatattTCACCATCCACTCCACCAG TCTTGAATGCGCCTGCTCCAAGGGGAAAACCGCAAAATTCACTGCCCTATCTCCCAAGAAATCCAGAAATTCCACCATCCATTCCACCAg TCCTGAATGCGCCTGCTCCAAGGGGAAAGCTACAAAATCCTCTGTCCACCCATCCAATCATTCCAGAAGTCTCACCATCTATTCCATCAG TCCTTAATGCGTCTTCTCCGAAGGGAAAGCATCAAAATCCACTGCCCTCCCGGCCAACCAATCCAGAAGTCTCACCATCTATTCCACCAG TGAAGCATGATATATCCCCTGTATCGACTCCATGGCCAAGCATCAACCGCAAAAGAGCAAGTGCTCCAGTGGTTGCACCTCCTAATGGAATTACCAATCAGCATCCAGCAAAAG GATCGTCGTTACCACCGCTGCTTGCGCCTTTAACTTCTCCAGAAAGTCATGATTCTCCTACAATATCACCATCTCCAAGTACTTCATCTCGACCAATTAAAA AGCCATTTGTTTCCCCTAAAACGTCTCCTTCTGGATCTTCACCGAGGCATACAAATATACCGCATCCATTTCAAGCACTACCACCTCCACCTCCTAATGAAG ATTGCACAGCATTGGCGTGTGCGGAGCCTCTCACAGATGGTCCACCAAAAGCACCTTGTGTTTGTGTCTTGCCCATGCGAATTGGACTACGTCTTAGTGTAGCACTCTACaccttctttcctttggtttcagAGTTGGCTGCAGAAATTTCTGTTGGGGTATTTTTGGATCCAAGTCAAGTTCGTATTATGGGAGCAAATTCAGCCAGCCAGTATCCAGAAAAGACCATTGTCCTTATTGATTTGGTACCCCTTGGAGAAAAAATTGATAACACTACTGCATTTCTGACATCACAAAGATTCTGGCATAAACAAGTTGTTAtaaatttttcactttttggTGATTATGATGTATTGTATGTGCAATATCCAG GTCTTCCACCGTCTCCGCCTTCAGCAGCTTCAGACATTGATGCCATAGGTAGCCAACCTTATCCTGGTGATAATAACGGAAGGACCATACAGCCCCTTGGAGTTGATGTGAGGGGGAAACAGCACAAAAGTGGGCCAAATCGGAGTGTCATAGCAGTAATTGTATTGTCAGCCTCTGTCGCAGTTATTTTATGTTGTGCCATTGCATGGGTTTTGCTTTTCAGACACAGTAATCGCGGATATCAGTCGGAACCAACTCCACCAACTACATTACCATCCCTTGCAAAGTCATCAG CCTCCATGATTGGGGGTAGGCCGAACTCTCCTTCACTATCCTTTAGTTCTAGCTTTGCCGCTTATACTGGTTCAGCTAGAACATTCAGTTCAAATGAAATTGAGAGAGCAACTGACAGCTTCAATGAAGCAAGAGTACTAGGTGAAGGGGGATTTGGTCGTGTTTATAGTGGTGTGCTTGACGATGGGATGAAAGTGGCAGTGAAAGTCCTCAAGAGAGATGACCAACAGGGTGGTCGTGAATTTTTGGCTGAAGTAGAGATGCTTAGCCGTCTCCATCATAGGAACTTGGTCAAGTTGATTGGCATATGTCTTGAGGAGCGCAATCGATGTTTACTTTATGAGCTCATCCCAAATGGCTGTGTGGAGTCTCACCTTCATG GTGTTGACAAGGAAATTTCTCCACTTGATTGGAATGCCCGAATGAAAATAGCACTTGGCGCTGCCCGAGGCCTGGCCTATTTACATGAAGATTCCAGTCCCCGTGTCATACACAGGGATTTTAAGTCTAGTAACATCTTACTGGAACATGATTTCACGCCGAAAGTGGCTGATTTTGGTTTGGCTAGAGCTGCATTAGATGAAGGAAACAGACACATATCCACTCAAGTCATGGGAACTTTTGG GTACGTAGCTCCAGAATATGCTATGACAGGGCATCTCCTTGTAAAGAGTGACGTTTACAGCTATGGTGTTGTTCTGCTTGAGCTGATAACTGGAAAAAAGCCAGTGGATATGTCCCATCCTCCAGGTCAAGAGAATTTAGTGGCTTGGGCACGGCCACTCCTAACAAGTGATGAAGGTCTGGAGTTGATTGTGGACCATACTTTGGGCCTTGATTTCCCTTTTGATGACATTGTAAAAGTAGCTGCTATTGCGTCAATGTGTGTTCAACCAGAGGTATCGCACAGACCTTTCATGGGTGAGGTTGTCCAGGCCTTAAAGCTGGTATGTAACAGATGCGAACAGCCAAAAGACATCGAGTCTCGAGGTTGTAGCCGAGATGATCTGTCTATTGACACGGAGGGCAGGATTAGTATAGCTTCAAGACAAATGTTGAACCCTATACGACCTCAATCCCCGGTCTCTAACTCGGACAGTGAGCTGGATGTTGAGAGGGGACTTTCAATGTCAGATTTACCGAGTCCATTAGCAAGATATGGGAAGCAAGAATCTGGTTCATTTAGGAGGTACTCTAGTTCAGGTCCTCTAAGAAACGGAAAAACCAGGAGGCTATGGCAAAAAATGAGAGGATTATCTGGAGGTAGTGTGAGCGAGCATGACGTGATGTTTGGGTTAAGGCCTGGATCCCGCTAA